Part of the Leptospira langatensis genome is shown below.
TCTTGAAGTTGGATAAACTCTTTATGAGAATAGGAAAGTTGAATAAAAAGATCAAGGTCAAGGATCTGCTCAAATTCGAGAAGTTCGATAAGTTCAATATCCGTAAGAAGATCATTTTAAAGATCACGAATAATTTGTACGATCGCTGTGATCTCATCATTTCTCCCTCTCATTTGATAAAGAAGCAGTTAGAAGAGTTCGGTTTGAAGAAACCTGTGGCGGTGATCTCTAACGGTCTGGATCTTTCTCAATTCAAGGGAACGCCTAAAACCCTTTCTGAGAATCCGAAATTATTGCATGTAGGTAGGATTTCCTACGAGAAAAACTGCGATGTGGTCATCAATTCGTTCAAACTGATCTTGGACAAGATTCCTCAAGCGACACTTACGATTATCGGGGACGGACCGGCTCTTCCTTCTTTGAAGCTCCAGGCTCAAAAGCTTGGAATTGATAAGTCTATTATGTTTACCGGATTTATAGATAGAGCGGAACTTCCTCAGCATTATCCGAATTTCGATCTATTCCTGACTGCATCGACTATGGAAACCCAAGGACTTGTGATCCTGGAAGCGGTTGCCTGCGGACTTCCTGCGGTGGGAGTGGACTCCTTTGCGATCCCGGAACTCGTGCACGATGGAGTGAATGGATTTATCGCGAAGCCTTTTGACGTGAAGGATATTGCGGAGAAGGCGATCCG
Proteins encoded:
- a CDS encoding glycosyltransferase → MKILYFSDTFLPKIDGVAISMRNFAELLAERGHEFLICCPRYGEGDFERMGERIRVERFRSGYLPSYPDIKVVLPSPSKIKRAIKEFQPDLVHIHTPGLMGVYGINASEKYGIPSIGTYHTLMSEQDMYLSLYRLLKLDKLFMRIGKLNKKIKVKDLLKFEKFDKFNIRKKIILKITNNLYDRCDLIISPSHLIKKQLEEFGLKKPVAVISNGLDLSQFKGTPKTLSENPKLLHVGRISYEKNCDVVINSFKLILDKIPQATLTIIGDGPALPSLKLQAQKLGIDKSIMFTGFIDRAELPQHYPNFDLFLTASTMETQGLVILEAVACGLPAVGVDSFAIPELVHDGVNGFIAKPFDVKDIAEKAIRILESPETYANFSKESLVISKSHEMKACVDKMEEVYRSVASQKGKKKKRSLLNTIFSLDPLGILG